One Bacteriovorax sp. PP10 DNA window includes the following coding sequences:
- a CDS encoding beta-ketoacyl-[acyl-carrier-protein] synthase family protein, whose protein sequence is MEKVVITGMGIISSLGNSPELMFENLEKGVCAFRSEPEWEQYVGLETHVSAPAHAYDVSALPRQCRRSMSPMSEMGYIAAVDALKDAQLTVGRDPDINNPFFRPDPMKVGLILGSTSGSPVFLESYFKKMFENGGPKGQMSTSFFKVMNHSVAANVALALDYSGPLISPSSACSTSSQAAILAMQLIRAGVFDVAIVGGADELHYTSVAVFDTVKASAKNYNHNPQMIPGPFAANRDGLVVSEGAGVIILESESHAKKRKAKVYAEISGGAYFCDGIHMSQPQADQMAVTMNQALKDAGLSASQIDYVNAHATGTQVGDEQEVKGIMSVFPEQKIPVSSLKGHFGHSLAACGVIEIIAIIEMMKNKKVIGNRNVTEVPEGFNKVDILTENKKAAIQYALSNNFAFGGMNTSLILKNLL, encoded by the coding sequence ATGGAAAAAGTAGTCATAACAGGAATGGGAATCATTAGTTCATTGGGGAATTCTCCTGAACTTATGTTCGAAAATCTTGAAAAAGGTGTCTGCGCTTTTCGTTCTGAACCTGAATGGGAACAGTACGTAGGCCTGGAAACTCATGTCAGTGCTCCAGCTCACGCCTACGATGTTTCAGCGCTGCCAAGACAGTGCAGAAGATCTATGTCTCCAATGTCTGAAATGGGCTACATTGCGGCCGTTGATGCGCTTAAAGATGCACAATTAACTGTTGGCAGAGACCCGGATATTAACAATCCATTTTTCCGTCCTGATCCAATGAAAGTCGGACTTATTTTAGGAAGCACTTCAGGGTCACCGGTTTTTTTAGAAAGTTATTTTAAAAAAATGTTTGAAAACGGCGGGCCGAAAGGTCAGATGTCGACTTCGTTTTTTAAAGTGATGAATCACAGTGTGGCGGCCAACGTTGCTTTAGCACTTGATTACTCAGGCCCTTTAATTTCTCCTTCATCGGCGTGCAGTACATCTTCACAGGCCGCGATTTTAGCAATGCAACTTATTCGTGCTGGAGTTTTTGATGTGGCCATCGTTGGTGGTGCTGATGAACTTCACTACACATCGGTTGCAGTATTTGACACCGTTAAAGCGAGTGCAAAAAATTATAATCACAATCCTCAAATGATCCCGGGGCCGTTCGCTGCTAATCGCGATGGTCTGGTTGTTTCAGAGGGAGCGGGAGTGATTATTTTAGAATCTGAAAGTCATGCTAAGAAAAGAAAAGCAAAAGTGTACGCTGAAATTTCTGGTGGAGCTTATTTCTGTGACGGAATTCACATGAGTCAGCCACAGGCCGATCAAATGGCCGTGACAATGAATCAAGCATTAAAAGATGCCGGCCTTTCTGCTTCCCAAATTGACTACGTCAACGCTCATGCAACAGGAACACAAGTTGGCGATGAACAGGAAGTAAAAGGGATCATGTCAGTATTTCCTGAGCAAAAAATCCCAGTAAGTAGCTTAAAAGGTCACTTCGGGCACAGTTTAGCTGCTTGTGGTGTTATAGAAATTATTGCTATCATTGAGATGATGAAAAATAAAAAAGTCATCGGTAATAGAAATGTGACTGAAGTTCCGGAAGGATTTAACAAGGTCGACATTCTTACTGAAAATAAGAAAGCTGCGATTCAATACGCGCTTTCGAACAACTTTGCTTTTGGGGGAATGAACACCTCACTAATTTTGAAGAACTTGCTTTAG
- a CDS encoding acyl carrier protein: MQRQEIVDIVNKTLIENFELKAEDLTPDALIGENLKLDSLDAVDMLVHLEDRLGTKYDIEKFKEVRKLNDIYNLVEEAISK; the protein is encoded by the coding sequence ATGCAGCGTCAAGAGATCGTAGATATTGTTAATAAAACTCTAATTGAGAACTTCGAACTAAAGGCAGAAGACTTAACTCCAGACGCTCTTATTGGCGAAAATTTAAAGCTAGATAGCTTGGATGCTGTTGATATGTTGGTTCACCTGGAAGATCGTCTAGGAACAAAATATGACATCGAAAAATTCAAAGAAGTCCGTAAACTAAATGATATTTATAATTTAGTTGAAGAAGCTATCTCTAAGTAA
- a CDS encoding ApeI family dehydratase, protein MINPENIFTFNADQSFALNADNEVHINWNVPKDLPYFEGHFPGNPVLPAVALLDLSLVIANRIDSKVKSMFLTIKSSKFSEVIRPEDMLSVRVKRDSANQSWSMDFTNQNDVIVSKLVFQIT, encoded by the coding sequence ATGATCAATCCAGAAAACATTTTCACATTTAATGCTGACCAATCATTTGCTCTTAATGCCGACAATGAAGTTCACATCAATTGGAACGTGCCAAAAGATCTGCCTTATTTTGAAGGTCATTTTCCAGGCAATCCAGTCCTTCCGGCGGTCGCTCTGCTCGACTTAAGTTTAGTTATTGCAAATCGAATAGATTCTAAAGTAAAAAGCATGTTTCTGACTATCAAATCATCTAAATTTTCTGAAGTTATAAGGCCGGAAGATATGCTTTCTGTCAGAGTGAAACGCGACTCTGCAAATCAATCCTGGTCGATGGATTTTACCAATCAAAATGATGTCATTGTGAGTAAGTTAGTTTTTCAGATTACTTAG